A window from Dioscorea cayenensis subsp. rotundata cultivar TDr96_F1 chromosome 10, TDr96_F1_v2_PseudoChromosome.rev07_lg8_w22 25.fasta, whole genome shotgun sequence encodes these proteins:
- the LOC120270004 gene encoding pirin-like protein — MTLLYKFSLSLFRFPPIKNIKTSCCCVVAKRANFSTIMSCGGNQNQQQGFEMPRYVVKKVLAKPQQEGVGAIVRRSIGRSELRSLDPFLMLDEFSVSPPAGFPDHPHRGFETVTYMLQGAFTHQDFSGHKGTINAGDLQWMTAGRGIIHSEMPAGEGVHKGLQLWINLSSKDKMIEPRYQELQSKDISRVEKDGVEVRIIAGESFGVRSPVYTRTPTMYLDFTMKPGSQLQQQIPGTWNAFVYVIEGEGVFGVPNSSAASSIATSHYVLVLSHGDGLSVYNKGTKALRFVLIGGQPLNEPVVQYGPFVMNTQDEIEQTIEDYHLCRNGFEKAMQWKSQ; from the exons ATGACCCTCCTCTATAAATTCTCCCTCTCCCTGTTTAGATTTCCaccaatcaaaaacataaaaacttcttgttgttgtgttgTTGCAAAGAGAGCAAATTTCTCAACAATCATGTCTTGTGGGGGGaatcaaaatcaacaacaagGGTTTGAGATGCCAAGGTATGTTGTCAAGAAGGTTCTTGCCAAACCTCAACAAGAAGGTGTTGGTGCCATTGTTAGAAGAAGCATTGGaag GAGTGAATTGAGAAGTTTGGATCCTTTTCTTATGTTGGATGAGTTTTCAG tttcTCCTCCTGCTGGATTTCCTGATCATCCACACAGAG gATTTGAAACTGTCACATATATGCTTCAG GGAGCTTTCACTCACCAAGATTTTTCCGGCCATAAAGGAACAATTAACGCCGGGGATTTACAG TGGATGACGGCAGGCCGTGGTATCATTCACTCTGAAATGCCGGCCGGCGAAGGTGTGCACAAAGGCTTGCAACTCTGGATCAATCTTTCTTCCAAAGACAAAAT GATCGAACCTCGATACCAAGAACTACAAAGCAAGGACATAAGCAGAGTAGAAAAGGATGGAGTAGAAGTACGAATCATCGCCGGAGAATCATTTGGAGTCCGGTCACCGGTATACACAAGAACACCAACAATGTATTTAGACTTCACAATGAAACCAGGATCACAACTTCAACAACAAATCCCTGGAACATGGAATGCATTTGTGTATGTGATTGAAGGAGAAGGTGTGTTTGGTGTGCCGAATTCATCGGCAGCGTCTTCAATTGCAACAAGCCATTATGTTCTTGTGCTTAGCCATGGAGATGGTCTTAGTGTATACAATAAGGGAACAAAGGCATTGAGGTTTGTCTTAATTGGAGGGCAACCATTGAATGAGCCAGTGGTTCAGTATGGACCTTTTGTGATGAATACACAGGATGAGATTGAACAAACCATTGAGGACTATCACTTGTGTAGGAATGGCTTTGAGAAGGCCATGCAATGGAAGTCTCAATGA